In Glycine max cultivar Williams 82 chromosome 10, Glycine_max_v4.0, whole genome shotgun sequence, the DNA window aggAAAATCTTATTTTGAGTAATTTTGGTAATgttgacattttaaaaaatagaatatttattCTTGAATAGTTTTGTTCATAAAATTAAGAGTAGCCTCATTAAAGATAATCActccttaatatatttaatgctaAGATACTTTtggaatgaaattttaatttgtactattattaatttaaagtaatcaatttaattatttttatcgatcgtgataatttagttatttattttatatatagaaagaaAGATAGTATGATATATGATGTGTTGTACTTAGATACTTTTGTAATATTTGAAATACTAATGTATAGAATGTTATGAGATTACTTAATTTCAATATTTAGTTTGTGtaatgtattaaattttttactgtTCTGGAATCTAATTTACCTCAATTAGGGGTAAATTAATAGTGTGTTACTCCCAGACAAATAAAATCTTCCCTTTAGAATAATATccttataaaaatatgttatcatCACCAGCATCAGGTACACATTTATGGCATTTATCGTAACTCTGTTAAAATTCTCACTAATTTGAGCATTGAATTGCCTTAGTAGGTACCAATCCTCCACCACAGTTCTTTGTTATgttgaaaagaaaaaccaaCTAAAAGCATCTCAGAACAATTCGAACTAGTACACTTTCACTCTGTTCAGTTCTATGCGTTCCCAATGAGTCTTTTTACACAAGTTTAATATAGGTTTGGACTTTAGACTTAACAATGATTCACAAACAAGACAAGGCAAATAACCTTTGATTTTCAACAAGACTTTCATCGTCACATGTTCATGCTCTTCCCCTATCGTGCTTGACTGCCTAGGACTCTCCGACAAGGGAGAGAACAAAATAGTAAAAACAATTTCACTTTTtacaatattcaaataaatattagcattaaagtgttttaatttattaatcaagtcctaaaaagattttttttcataaggtcctaaaaatattgtttaaacaaatataatatttgagAAGTTTAAAACGGCCAGCTCAATATTGACATGGAAATGGTGAATCCACATGAAGACATCTCATTTGTATTTTCAAAGGCACCATAACAGTTTCAAATGAAGGCACCAGAGCCTGCACCTTTGATAAATCCAAAAGCTCTCcaagtgatatttttatattatgctATTTACAcattatttgttaatgttgtaaCGTATAGTCACGGGTTCCAAATCAAAATaagtttcttaattattttgattcaacaACAACACCTTAATTGGTTTTATGTGATCCCCTTTCATGCTTAACAAATAAGTATTAACGTGCCCAGCAGGTCATGCGATTGTACAGGCGAAATTTCAAGCAACTAAtgtgaggaggaggaggaggaggagcaaCAGTGAaagctttaatttttaatttactatttcccTTCATTTTCGTTTGTACGTATGCAAGGTTAATTGGTAATTGATACTAAGAATTGGTGTCACAACAACGGTCACCGTTACAGTGCGCATGTGCTTTATCATGGAAGTAAAAGGAAATAGATCAATCagcaaaggaaaaaagagaaagtacaaaataaaattcatatccatttataaaattaaggataCGGTATTCACTGCTTTACAATGACAgaattggaaaaagaaaaaaagaaaagcggGACACATAAAAAAGGTCCTCTTAAGTCTTAAGACTTTAGAAATACATAAAACTTAATGTAATGATGTATGACTTTTAGAAATACATAAAAGTTAATGTAATGATGTATGACTTTGTACATGTACTTGGATCACACTTGATTTCCAAAGACACTCTTAAGCAGCAGATGGGGCACGGACGAACTTGACTTCACCAACCTCCATAAGTGCCGCAGTGAACTTATCCACATTGAGTGGATTGTTGTAGTCCAAAGTCTCATCCTCATATATATCCCACCACTTTTTCACTAACATCTTGATATCTTCTCTCTCCATATTCTCCTCCTTCCCAGTGTACCTCCAAGGCTTAGACCCCTGTCACACCAATTcaaccaaattaaaatttctatctTACTGTACACCAAAGTTTAAATTCCAGTttcatttcaattaaaattgaacactCACAGCAGCACAGTAGTGAACCACTTTAACTTTGTCAAGCTCAACGTTCTCAGGGTGACGCCACAGCATGGCCAGCACAAGATTGTAGACATTAGGAATTGGCCTATATTTGTCCTTGAAGTACATGTTCAAAAAATCCTGCAATCCAATAATCCAACATAAATATACTCTTTACaccttataatatattaatattgtataAGATTAATTAACTCAGTAATTAAATACCTGTTCAGCAAAGGAAGTGGGCTGGGTGACTTGGACTGTTTGAAGGAGGTCACGGTAAGTAGCCAAATTGGGCTCATACACAAACATGCCAGCATTGAAATAGAGAGGAGGTTTGGGCCCAAAGTGAGTGGGCCACTGAACCTTATGGGGGCACTGCTGGCAGTAACCGATCTGATATTGTTTAGTGTGGCCCCAAGTTGGCTCACAGAAACAGTCCATCACCGCATAGAAGTAGTTATCAGGCAAGTCAAACAAGTGGTCAATGTTGTCAAAAACTTGGATATCACCGTCTAGGTATATCATCTTGCTGTACTCCACAAACTGGTATatacaataaagaaaaattgcacgttaatttaattaaactccTCATCAAACACAAAGTAATGACATACATATTGTATATGCACACCTACTAAGAttgatccagaaaaatggaaagagacaaaaaataatGGGTTTGAATTCACCCATTTCCATTTATAATAAAGCtaacaaaacaaattaacattcgtggataaaagaaaatatatatatatatatacacgtacCTCCCAAATACGTAGCTTGGAATAGTTGATGACGTAATATGCCATGGCAAACTGGGTTTGATTCTCTGGGGGGTACACGGGCTCAATCTCTCTAACAATGCAACCTTGGGAGGTGAGAATGTTGCGGTGATCTTGGGGAACATCGGGTAGCACTGCAACCACCAGAGGGTACATGCTCTTCACTTTTCTCAGACCTTTTGCCAAGCCAACGACACCTTTCACATAGTCACCGTTTCCGGCGAGGAAGGTGACGTAGGCACGACCATGATCGGTGGCGACCTTGGCTTGAGCGTCGGTGATGGTGGTTTTGACAGTGGTGATATTAGGAGCCATGATCTCAGTGATGATGAGTGAGTAGCGTTTGCTTGTTTGGTTGGGGAATAGAAAAAAAGAGGTTTCAAAAGAAAGAGGAGGAAGGGTTGTGGTCACAAGAGTAGGATTTGGGAAACAAAACACACTTTGAAAACAAACTTTTGTAAGGAAGATCTTTGTTGGTTTGTTGTTGTGATGGTCGGGGAAATGCTGTGGTTGCTTATATAGAGCTTCGGGGGGGTATTGTCGCCATTGCACTCTCAAGTAATCTAACGGTTAAGGAGATGGCTTTGGAATCCCACGGTGAGGGATAATGGATAATCTTTCCTTGATTAGTTAATTCGTTTCCACTCACGCGGTTGTAGATATAGTCTTTCActggttaattaattaattgaataaacgattaattaatttatattatcttttttgtAGACTTGTAACATTAGAACATTCCAGTGTTCCTTCAATGTGTTATACTAGTTGTAAGCTTGTAATAAAATCTTGATAGCGATAGACATGCAAGATatagttataacttataaaaatccTGTAGCATTTAAGTTTTGTTAACTGAACAATAAAATCttcacataaatataaatatagtaaaCAATTGGCAACCACATtcttatatcaaaataattattttgcagttattttttatttcatcttaaatggaaaatataataaaaagacctgaatcaaaataattaacgtTTGGGAACATGAATCAGAATCTTCctcttttatataaatacataaaagtattttttgccaataaaaatataatcttccttttttaaaaagaaaacatatgaATCATAGTGATTGACGGATGCATCATTTCGTTTTATGATACTCAAGGAAAAGAGATAGTTTTAAAAGAACCAATGTTATTATGCGTTACTTGTCACTATTAATAACGagaattattttcatttgacatgatgtttatattttattagataattttatttttaaattatttattaaattttatatttttcttctgatctacattaattttctattacttttatattgttaattttgttttattttattattttttattaactatatttaacttcaatttttttattatttgaaacatTTAGAGAAACACGTTCCCCTAGTAAGTTCTAACGCATTTTCTTActaatatttattcaaatatgTAGTATCAATAATTgcattagatattttttttctcactgcAACTCTTGAAGTTCGGTTGTGATCCCCTTTATTCTTACACTTAGgagaaataatagaaaaataccaCTTAAGTGGACATATGAAGAATCGAGAAATTTGCAATTAAGCTTTGTTTCCTAACAAGAGACCAGAGAGGAAGAGACCTTAATAAAAACCTCTCAACATTGACCATAGGTTTTTTGGCAGaacaaataattgttttaagtttaaacctctatgtttatgttaatttggagagttaaaaaaaaaaacaaaagtaatttCGAAACCAACTTCCAAAAATAAGGGAAAAGTAAAATGTAAGCTgacatgataattaagaagtgATGCATACAGATAACTAACTAATCACATATTTATGATCCTTCTTGACACTAATCAACCTCTCTCCAAGTTAATATTTCCATGTGGAAAAGCTACCTCAGTTGGTACATAAacgacaaaaaagaaagaatagaatATCCGTTTTCAGGTTACCTGCCACCGCCCCCAATAGTGTATACTATCACCACCGACTGGGCCCTACGTTACTAAATCCTCTCCACGTCGACACTTACTAGACACGTGGCTTTCCAAGGTATTGCTCCCAAGTCTCTGAATTTTGGTGGGATCCATAAAATCCTTTGCGTGTGTAATGCGAGGTGGCGCTGTCTGGTGAAGAGAGAGCCACGTGGCGTTTTCTGGTTATGTTAGTTGGTCCAAAAACAATctaatttaatgaattaattctaattataattttagtacagtattttattttatgtgagactttttatttattaaatagaaaatattatgaGGTTAGTAAAAAgatacatttttataaatatgacaTTACTCGATGGTGGTGTAAGACACTAAGATGCAGCAGCAACATGGAGAATAGTCGAATAGAATATTAAAGtgaaatataacattttatatttttaggataACACTTTGGGCTTTGTTTTCAAACACCCACcattttagatttataaatgaaaatgatGTCCATCTGAATGTTCAAAAGTGTTGTTGCCTTCAAAACTTCTTACAAAAGAAATTGACTGGCAGCAGCACGAAGGAAACATCCTCCATGAGAATATTCTCTAAAATTccagattcttttttttttcttcatattttggATCCTATATTTAGCTTTGAAgtcaaagtaaaaataaatcaatgagAGCTGCAGCAAAACAAAGTGATTGACAGCTGTCACATTCTAATTGGATCAACTGAAGTTTCCCATAAAATCATTTGCATGCTTTAGCATCTGTCATTTATTTTTACACCTACTCTTAGACGATAGAAACATGATTTTAGTGTATATTTTGTCAAGAGAATCCTATTTCGGTAAACTgttattttcagaacaattttatttttgaagcaCATGGGGTTTAAGTAGCAAATGTGAATGTGAGAATAGCAATTCCCTCAGAGGGAGCTAGCAGAATCCACTATCTCCAGGCCCATCCATCTCCAATACTAGTTCAACTAAAGCCCAATCCAGCCCAAAACGCTTTTGGTATACCATTTGCATTtccattgaaagaaaaaaaaaaagtcccctAACTCTCCATAGTACAACTTGGTACTTACAATACAAAGGGAAAAGGTTTATGCGATTTTActcacaaatattttatattcatataattTGTGCTTTGGGAACAAATTTTGGTCTGAAAATCGTTGCTTTGCAGAGTATAAGATCTGGTATGCTCTTGCTCCCACGTCTCTGATTGATTACTTGCAAGCTTCATCTGCACTCATGGATCCCAACCAGGTAACTCAACATTTCTGCATAATTCTTAGATCTGGTTTAATCTAGTTTGTTTCGTTCAATTTGGTGCGtcgatttgatttttgttcctTGGGGAAAAATCTAATCACACGCTTAATTTCCTCTGGTGATTCAGTAATGCCATTTATTTTCTGCtcgatttttcaatttttgcgCTGGATAggatttaattaaatgattgaTCGTGCTATTGAATGTTGATTCCTTTCAGATTTAGGTGATTAATTAGATTTTCTTGTGTGTGTGGTGCAGCCCGTGGGTGAAAACTACGCCAATCCCAGGACTTGCTTCTTTCATGTCCTCTTCAAGGTTTTTTTTACCCAATTAATTGTGCTCTTTATCATGTCTATTTATGCAAGCCATTTTCACTTTATTAAGgcatacttttttctttgtatccTCTCTCAGGCTGCAGCCTTGGCATTTTACATTCTCTCGGCCCTCTTTATTGATAACTTTGTCATCATTTTCGTGGTGACCGTTCTTCTTGCCGCCCTTGATTTTTGGGTAGTGAAGAATGTGAGTGGGCGAATTTTAGTTGGATTGAGGTGGtggaatgaaattaatgatCTGGGTGAGAGTGTTTGGAAATTTGAATGTCTTGACCACGAGGTAGGTATTCAGTATTTTCCTTGTTTAGATCCGTTGCAGTGGTGTAATCTCTCTATCGTGTACTGTATCTGCTGAATCAGAACATAGCTTAAGAACTGGCTCTGAATTCTTTATTGATACGTGCTTGCATCTTAttcttatattgattttttgccCCTCCAGTCATTGGCTCGGATGAACAAGAAGGATTCATGGCTTTTCTGGTGGACCCTGTACCTTACGGTAAGATAGTATGATTGATTACTGCATGCAATGACATTCCAGTTTTCTCTTGGATCCTTACAGAGTTACAATCTAAATGTGGTTGTTCTAAGATCCAGTAATAGGggctttatataatattattgcttGATCAGATTCAGTAACATGTGGCATGTGCTTCTTAGGAGTAATTAGTATGCTAGATAGGTTGTAATGCTCAGAATAAAGTAATGTGTTCTCCATAAAATTTGGGTTGGGATGGAGAATAACTCTGAATTAACATGGTATGGTTGTGTTGCTACTTGTAGTTAGTGTTTCTACTCTGTTTATTTAGGCTCTAGTGCTCCGTCTCTAAAGTTTATGAATTGCGATATTTTTTGCTTATTGTTCTTTAACCttagttgttagtttttttatttttttttgctagaTTGTGcagttttttgtatttttggtaTATGTTATGCTTTTATTATAGCCACCATGCTTCCGCCTTAACCTGCTAGGCTGCTACACTATCTAGCATATTTTAATGGGCTTTTTTTGGCTTTCTTCCATGAACCACCATCTGCCATTAACCAACATTGCTTGTAGTTTTGATACAACCCGCTTTCCAAAAgatataatgataattatgttcAGCAtaagaaatgatatttttttttttatttgtattgttCTGCAGGCGGTTTTGTGGATACTGCTGGCAATATTCTCACTCATAAGGCTTCAAGCTGATTATCTCCTTGTTGTAGGAGTGTGTCTGACCCTCAGCATTGCAAATATTGTTGGTTTTACCAAATGCAAAAAAGGTCAGTAAGTTTATtgataatattcttaaaatgtATGTTTCCCAATTCCCACTCTCCTAAtatagcaaaattgttttaggtTGGAGGAATTGTCTGCATATAGTAAGATACAAAATTTTTTGGTGCAAGACTTTTTTGTGGTTTATGATATACATATATGCCATCTTGAAGTTATGGAAACTATTCTTGTAGTGCCTGTTTTTCAtctcattttgaaaaatgcaaaCTATAATTTGCAAAGTTGTTGACATATGAGGGTGACTGCTGACTACTTGATAACTCATGTTTAGAGTCCATCTTTTAACTGTTAAATAGCAATTTATGATCTTTTTGTCAATTCCCTGCTGGTGAAAGGGCTCCATTAGGCCTCAATATGAGTCATTTAATAACTGAATCATAGTTTCCTAGAGTTGGATTGTGATATTTGGTACAAAAATGCTTTGGAAGATGTTTTTATAGCTATAGAAATAATTGTAGGGGGAGTTGGTTAAGTAACAAGAAACaccattttggaatgataatGTACATAGTTTGTGAAAGGGAACAAACAACTCCTTGTAGTACTACCCTGTTTTGGTGGGATTAGAAACTCTtggtattgtttttatttattgtatcaATATTTTCCTACTTCCCATGAATACATGTTTCATTTCAAATAATTTGGATATTTGTGAAACATTAAACATGCATGCCTTAGGAGTTCTTTTCTATAAGGCTAGTTTTACTCCTCATCTTGAGAATAGTGGTTCCACGCTTGCTCTTCTCCTGTGTGTGCTCTTCCTACCCAACAGGAAGGATTTCTCTTCGTGCATGTTTTGAATATACCATTTTGTCTTTAATGGAGAAACTTGCGATGGCTAAAACTTATTGGTTGCCTTTTCAGATGCCAAGAAGCAGATTCAACAATTTGCCTCTCAGACAATTGCCTCTCGGTTCTCATCTACCTTACAGTCAGCATTCAGTGTTGTCTGATCGTCAAAGATGGAAATGCAAGTTGAACTGTTCAATTATTGAGATGCAGTGGAAGTTTGTACATGATTATTTCGGCCAGCATCGAATTGGATTTATCAAACTTGCATAGTTACTGATACAGCAAATGCAAAATTTTGTACTTTTTACATGAAATGGCTTGAATGAGACTTTGATGATCGAATTACTTAGTAAAACAGTTCTTTGTAGGTGtaaatcatgttttttcttGTATTCTTTTTACATCGATGGATTCGGATTTATATTCTGTATGTCAACAAATCTTTATGGCATATAATCAGAGGATATTGACTCATGGAAATTGAAGGATAATTATAAATTACGAAGTTGCATCGCACCGGTGACTGGTCACAAGAGAAATGCTTATTCCTCCGATTATATGTGCAGAAAAAGTAGCCGCGAACCATATAAACGTTGACCCTtgttaacacattttttaactttttttgccTTTTCAAACTTACCCCTTGTTTTCAAAAGACCCTCTTTCCccgttgagtttttttttttttttttcccattaaCGATTTGCCCCTTCCTTCTACCTCCTTCTCTGACTAGTGACCACCCCCGTTTTCACATTctccaccaccatcaccatcacATACTCTTTTTGAAGATGGCGGAAAGTGGCAAGTGATGGTATCTTGAAGTTGGTTCCAGCTTTCGTGCCTTGCTGATCTATCGTACCCAGTAGCGGCACCTGATCGAGCATACGTGAGTTTTAGGAAGGAGGTAGATGCGGCGGACGTGTTGCTGAGGGTGTTGTGGACGAATGAATGGCTGGTCATGTGAGAAAGGAATAAACttggaaataaaataagtaaatattttactataatagtgtgtttggatggaacaATTCACTGGgagaattcattttttcaaggaatttaaaTGGTCATGTGAGAAAGGAATAAACttggaaataaaataagtaaatattttactataatagtgtgtttggatggaacaATTCACTGGgagaattcattttttcaagaaatttaaaatgattcatgataaaatagcatgtttggatagaatatttgaaaaaagatttaatttttgatatttttatgaatcattttgattgactaaaacaatgggatttcaaattctctcaaaaaataaagaatttgaaattcttttttttggaGATGCTCACTTTAACTCACGTTTTTTCTCGCGACTCTTTCTTACTCAACACTCACAACTACGggtgaccaaagtttttacgGCCAAAATcgacataagttgtttttcattgaCGTTGGCTGAGATTTTTTCAGTCAGaattttttgtatgatgtcaaccaaagcTATCTTTTGTCGATATCAgccaagattttttttagatgattttggttagggttattttctcactAACATGTCAGTCATGGGAATTTTTTGCTAACGTTGGTCAAGGATATTTTCTGACCGTTGTCGTCcagattttttcagttgatgttgaccaatgatttttttggccaacattggttagattttttctactgacatcgatcatgactaacttttgaaTAGACACCTGTTAGGGTTTTTCAACCGACATCAGCTAGGTTTTTCcagccaacatcaaccaaagctattttttagtcaacatcagttagggttatttttcagctgatgttagctagggtgttttggctgatgtcaaaaaaatttcataaccGACGtcggttaggattttttttgctgacatcAACTAGGGTTTTCTACTAACATCAGTCAGAGCTATTTTTTAACCACATTAGCTAGGGttttttggttgttgttggctAGGGTTTTTTCTACTAACACCAGCTAGGTATTTTTGACTGACATCAGGTATGATTATTTTTAGTCGACATTGACTAGGTTCTTTCAGCTGACATCCACTAGAGTTTTTTCAGTTGACATCGGTTAGAGCTATTTTTTAGTCAACATCAGCCAAGGCTATTTTATAGCCGATGTTGGCTACGGTTTTTTGTCTTACATTGATTAGGGCTATGTTTTAGCCAACTTAGACTATGGATTTTTCGGCCAACGttgaccaatgatgtttttcaGCCAAGGTCGGGTGAGTTCTATTGGTCGACATCGACCAAACTATTTTTTAGTCGATGTTGGGTAGAGTTTTTTTGTCAACGCCTGCTAGGGTTTTTAAGGCTGATGTTGGTTAGTAAGGGCTATTTATTGACTGAAAAATCCCCAGAAGACATCGACCAAAAAATCTCAAGCTGACGTTGGCTAAAAATAGCCTTAGTCAAT includes these proteins:
- the GOLS gene encoding galactinol synthase; this translates as MAPNITTVKTTITDAQAKVATDHGRAYVTFLAGNGDYVKGVVGLAKGLRKVKSMYPLVVAVLPDVPQDHRNILTSQGCIVREIEPVYPPENQTQFAMAYYVINYSKLRIWEFVEYSKMIYLDGDIQVFDNIDHLFDLPDNYFYAVMDCFCEPTWGHTKQYQIGYCQQCPHKVQWPTHFGPKPPLYFNAGMFVYEPNLATYRDLLQTVQVTQPTSFAEQDFLNMYFKDKYRPIPNVYNLVLAMLWRHPENVELDKVKVVHYCAAGSKPWRYTGKEENMEREDIKMLVKKWWDIYEDETLDYNNPLNVDKFTAALMEVGEVKFVRAPSAA
- the LOC100527655 gene encoding Golgi apparatus membrane protein-like protein ECHIDNA-like is translated as MDPNQPVGENYANPRTCFFHVLFKAAALAFYILSALFIDNFVIIFVVTVLLAALDFWVVKNVSGRILVGLRWWNEINDLGESVWKFECLDHESLARMNKKDSWLFWWTLYLTAVLWILLAIFSLIRLQADYLLVVGVCLTLSIANIVGFTKCKKDAKKQIQQFASQTIASRFSSTLQSAFSVV